The genomic DNA CCTGAGAAGCCAGAATTTCAATGTACCTGATGAATCTTTTCCCAAGGTGAAAGAGAAGGTAGCAACACCAGTGCTGTGACCTAAAGGACATGGGCAGCACAGGAAAAGGTAGCTGGTTGCCTGATCCCTAGTCTGGGGCTAAAACTTCTGTTTGCATGAGTAAAGGTGGGAAATACTTCTTAATCTAACTGACCATGGCTTTTGCCATTTGGGAGAAAGAAAACGTTTAAAACACAGGATGACgcctgaggagacagctcagcaggtaaaagctgAGTGAATCCCTGCTACCTCATGTTAACTGAGGCAGAATAGCTCATATGTAGTAGTATGTGTATCATCTGTAATAGTCTTACTCCTGATGGTCCtgtggagagatgggaggtggagacaggagagttcCTGAGAGCTCTCAGGTCAGCCAGCCAACTGACCTTGCCTCATTCAGAGAGTCAGAGCTGACACTGAGGCTGTCTTCTAttttccacacatgcaccatggcacacacatacccacactcaaacttgaacacacacacacacacacacacacacacaccctaatcATATCTAAGATGCTTGGGGAcagatttcagatttttttttcagatgctgGCATCTTGAAGATAATGAGACATGCTGGAGATGGGTCCTAAGTCTAAACACATAATCCAGTTGATTCACGACTCATCCCCCTTACACTCAGCCCCAAGGTGATTTTGTACAATGTCTGTATACACTGGGTTTTCACTGTGACCCATCACTTGTGAAATCACATTCAGACCTGAGAGCATCTGGGTGTTGGAGATTAGGGATATCAGTCTGTGATAGTTAATATGGAGTTGTGAACTTGGGCTGTTGCTATTGACACTATCTGTGATTTATGGTGTATTTACTATGAAAAGAGTATGGATGATGTCGTTATTGTAGTTATAAACTTAGGCacatgaaatcccagcacttgtgtgtgtgtgtgtgggggggagttaAGAGGGTCACCAGCCTGAGGCCAGTTTGATAAGGAAGTCAGAACTCTGAAATGACCCTCAGGTCTTGACaaaacacttttttctttatagCACTGAGTTTTGGTACTAAGGCTACTTGGTACTTGACCTTTTTCCCAAGGCTGTCCTTttcaatatatcttttttttttctcggGGCCCAGGGCCTAAATTCCAGCCCAGCCTGTTTGTCCTTATCTCTCTGCAGGGGCAAATCAGGAGCTTTACTAGTTTACCCTTCAGGGCTCCTGGGGCATGACAGAGTGCTGTCTCAGAATCCCCAGATCCTAATCAGGGCTGGGTCCCATGATTTCACCAACGATTTTGCCACTGCCTCTCGCCATTAAGGTGGCATCTTTTTAGCACTGTTTTCCTCAAAATTCCCAAACGAATGAAATATGTTAGGAGAGGAGGCAGACTCTAGAACTTCAGAAAGCCTGGATGAGAGTGTCCTCAGAGTACTCTGCTGCGACATGAGAGACCTGGCCAGGTCTAAGACAAGAGAAACCAGAGAACTGGCCTGATAGGTCAGAAGCCGAGCagagactcaaacctgggtcACCTCCCACGCGCCACCTGGGTCCTCTCCGCCCTGCGGGTGGGCGATGCCCCTGCACTTCTAGTTACTGCGGGGGCCCAGGAGTGACAGCGATGCCCTGGGAAACCGCGCCCCTCCCCGGCCCCGCCCCCCGCAGACGGTTCCCAGGGCAGCAGGCGCGGGCGCAGTGAGCGCGGGTCCCCGCGGGCCGACGGGCGGACGGGCGGACGGGCAGACGGGCAGACGGGCGGATGGTATGGCGCGGCCGGTACAGCTGGCTCCGGGCTCGCTGGCGCTGGTGCTGAGCCCGCGGGAGGCCGGGCAGGCGGCGGGGAAGCCCGGCGGCCGCGCGCTCTTCCGCGCCTTCCGCCGTGCCAACGCGCGCTGCTTCTGGAACGCAAGCCTGGTGCGCGCCGCCTCGCGGCTGGCCTTCGTCGGCTGGCTGCAGCGCCGGGTGCTGCTGGTGCGAGCGCCCCAGCCCTGTGTGCAGGTGCTGCGGGATGCCTGGCGGCGGCGAGCCCTGCGGTCGCCCCGAGGCTTCCGCATCACCGCGGTGGGTGAGTGAGGGCGGGGAGCTGCTGCGGGTGAAGGACCTGGTGCGTGGTCAGAGGCGGTCCCGGATCACAGCGACAAGTCCGGGTTCCTGGTGGCAGGAGAGAGGGTATTTTAAGAAAAGTTGGACTCTGGTTGGATAAGGAATCCGCTtgctccatctttccttcctagCCTCCTTCCTACTTTTaactcccccttttcttctttttctttcgtTCCTTCCTTACCCCCTCCTTTATTCCATTTCAGTATCTGGTGTTCGCGTCCTGCTTGTCTTGGGTGGTGGTTGTGGTCTCGGGTCAGCCAACTTTCAGAAAGTTTGGGAGATTGTCATTAACTGCTGGGGAAAAGAAATAGTGCTGTGGACATACCTCGTCTCATTTACCAAATAGAGAAAGTTGTACTTCTCCAGTCCTTTTAGACTGACCCATCATTTGTTGGGAAACTGACAACAGCTGTTTATTTGCAAAATAGAGATTCTCAGTTGAGAAACTGCACCAGTGAGTGGTCATTGACACTGGCCACTACACTCAAGCAACTGGGACAGCTCCCTGTAACAACCTATCTAGTTCTGTCCTAGCTGCCTGTGGGGGCTGTGGGGGACTTTGACAGTGTGGTGGTAACAAGTGCTCAGTTGTTTCAAGCCTTGAGTTTTGACTCCTACCAAGGAACCTCTTCATCTTAGTCAtgggtcctcctcctccttccatctcAGGAGGATCACagcaaataaacatttattttactccCCGGGGCGAGGGAACATGATGCTGTGTGTGGTCGTGTACAGGGATGGTGGCCTCCTCTAggcagcccaggccagccttgggaGACTTCTCACCTTCATGCTGTCTGCCCCCTCTTTGCCAGCCCACCCCTTCATTTCTTTgcttaagaagaagaaaaacagaaggttGCAAAACCACATAGACAGGATTCATCTTTTCCATGCAGGAGGGAGTCCAAAGACTAGGTGTCTGGCTTTGAAACACGGTGCCAGCCAGCCAAGTCAGAGTCCTCACCGGGCAAGGGGGGCTTGCAGACAGGCTGGATGAAAAGGCCTTTCAGTTCTGTGTCCTGGGTTTCTCTGGTTTGATTTAGTGGTTACATTCTCCCGTCCCCTGTCTCCTTCCAAAGTAGGATCACAGTGTGTATTTCAGAGAGGGAATTGGATGCAGTGTGGGTCTAGACCCCAAGTGTGAAATAAGAGAGGATTTATGTAAAGTCTGAGGTAGCCATGATACCACCTTTGGAGCCCAGGGAGCTGTGGCAAATCCTGAGATAAGGGTAGAAAGGTGAGCTGGCTGCAGTTCCTTTCTAACACAATCCACTTGACTAATGTTCAGGAACAAAAGACTCACCAGATTTTTTCAttgttatgtttgtgtgtatgtgtgtatgcatgtcttgGTACATATTTGGAGGTCAACTGACAACTCTCGGAaatcagttctccccttccaccatgtggatctcagggatcaaactcaggttttcaggatTGCTAGCACTTcatgcctttatccactgagccatcttcctagctcACCAACGTATAAATGGAGTCAGAGCTTTTCTTTTGTCCCCCTTACCCGGTCCCAAAAAACACACGAAAGCTTACATTAATTATAGAATGCCCTGCCtgtagcttaggcttattactgacttgttcccacaacttaactcatttttattgatctatattttgccacatggctttgcagctttacctgtcctctagtACATTGACTGGCTCGATTCTCTCTCAACTCTGCCTTTTTCTCCCTGTATCCATTTGAATTTCCTGCCTAGccttattctgcctggctatagcttctttattaaccagtgaCAGTAAAACATATAACAGGTTTATTTaaagggtttttaattttttgggaTGAGTTGCtcttgcctttagtcccagcactaggaaggcaggggcaggtggatctccaattttgaggccagcctggcctacacagtgagttccaggacagccaggactacaaagagaaaccctgtcttgaaaacaaacaaaacaaaacaaacaaaaggatttttttatgtg from Cricetulus griseus strain 17A/GY chromosome 1 unlocalized genomic scaffold, alternate assembly CriGri-PICRH-1.0 chr1_0, whole genome shotgun sequence includes the following:
- the Stox1 gene encoding storkhead-box protein 1 isoform X3, with the protein product MARPVQLAPGSLALVLSPREAGQAAGKPGGRALFRAFRRANARCFWNASLVRAASRLAFVGWLQRRVLLVRAPQPCVQVLRDAWRRRALRSPRGFRITAVGDVFPVQMSPIAQCQFVPLAEVLCCTIADMNAGQVAVTQESLLEHLVKLYPGHRV